From one Flavobacterium kingsejongi genomic stretch:
- a CDS encoding PQQ-dependent sugar dehydrogenase: MKTIPLYLFLAGGLLLSSCNGNGQVKKSEKEAIAKQGSTTVKTAIGDLVLPAPYSSESVTKNSSMKDWPVGTTPKAPAGFTVTKFADGLKNPRSTYIAPNNDIFVVESNTSSSANQISVFRDSDKDGVFETRQVFKDGLNKPFGMLILNNYFYIANTDGLYRFPYKEGQLKLEGKGEKIVTLPAGGYNNHWTRNLLASADGSKIYISVGSGSNNGENGMDKEVRRANILEINPDGSGEIIYASGIRNPVGMDWNPVNHELWTAVNERDELGDELVPDYVTSVKKGGFYGWPYSYYGQIEDPRMKGHAKDLVAKAIVPDVPVGPHTASLGFAFYTKDAFPASYKNGAFVGQHGSWNRSKLSGYKVLFIPFKDGKPSGKPQDFLTGFIANEDKAEVYGRPVAVTVMKDGSLLVNDDSANTIWQVTANKK, translated from the coding sequence ATGAAAACCATTCCCCTCTATTTATTCCTCGCCGGAGGACTATTACTCAGCTCATGTAATGGTAACGGCCAGGTAAAAAAATCTGAAAAAGAAGCCATTGCCAAGCAAGGCAGCACAACTGTCAAAACCGCTATTGGCGATTTGGTACTTCCTGCACCTTATTCCTCAGAATCCGTAACCAAGAACAGCAGTATGAAAGACTGGCCGGTAGGAACGACACCAAAAGCACCCGCCGGATTTACAGTTACTAAATTTGCCGACGGCCTCAAAAATCCGCGTTCGACGTATATCGCTCCTAATAATGATATATTCGTCGTAGAAAGCAATACTTCCAGTAGTGCCAACCAGATTAGCGTTTTCCGCGACAGTGATAAAGATGGTGTATTTGAAACCCGCCAGGTATTCAAAGACGGCCTCAATAAACCTTTTGGTATGCTCATACTCAACAATTATTTCTATATCGCCAATACTGACGGCTTATACCGCTTTCCTTATAAAGAAGGCCAACTGAAACTGGAAGGCAAAGGCGAAAAAATCGTAACCCTTCCCGCAGGTGGCTATAACAACCACTGGACGCGTAACCTGTTGGCCAGTGCCGACGGTTCTAAAATATATATTTCTGTAGGCTCAGGGAGTAATAACGGCGAAAATGGCATGGATAAAGAAGTGCGTCGTGCCAATATCCTTGAAATCAATCCCGATGGTTCTGGCGAAATCATCTATGCCAGTGGGATCCGTAATCCTGTTGGGATGGACTGGAATCCGGTCAATCACGAATTGTGGACTGCTGTTAATGAGCGTGACGAACTGGGTGACGAACTGGTTCCGGACTATGTAACCAGCGTTAAAAAGGGCGGCTTTTATGGCTGGCCTTATTCTTATTATGGGCAAATCGAAGATCCCCGTATGAAAGGACACGCCAAAGACCTGGTGGCCAAAGCCATTGTTCCTGACGTTCCCGTTGGCCCGCATACCGCTTCCCTCGGTTTTGCATTTTATACTAAAGATGCCTTTCCTGCCAGTTATAAAAATGGTGCTTTTGTAGGACAGCATGGTTCCTGGAACCGATCCAAACTCAGCGGGTATAAAGTCTTATTCATTCCGTTTAAAGACGGTAAACCTTCCGGCAAGCCACAGGACTTCCTGACGGGATTTATCGCCAATGAAGATAAAGCCGAAGTCTATGGCCGTCCCGTAGCTGTCACAGTGATGAAAGACGGTTCCCTATTGGTGAATGATGACAGTGCCAATACCATTTGGCAAGTAACCGCCAATAAAAAATAA
- a CDS encoding DUF7716 domain-containing protein: MDEHTIRMVLETIDQQPETWLYLPPQQWTLETKGIFSQDSSELAEDEIGIPQEYQDKGWIAALDQATIEDIVLNAKEQKETVSVEELFEAFLFYYENDAFISFE, encoded by the coding sequence ATGGATGAGCATACGATTAGAATGGTATTAGAGACTATAGATCAGCAGCCTGAAACCTGGCTGTATCTGCCGCCCCAGCAATGGACTCTGGAAACAAAAGGAATATTCTCTCAGGACAGCAGTGAATTGGCCGAAGATGAAATTGGAATTCCTCAGGAATATCAGGACAAAGGCTGGATTGCAGCGTTGGATCAGGCGACTATAGAAGATATAGTGCTGAACGCAAAAGAGCAAAAAGAGACGGTATCGGTTGAAGAACTATTTGAAGCTTTCCTGTTTTATTATGAGAATGATGCCTTTATTTCATTTGAATAA
- a CDS encoding phosphoribosyltransferase encodes MIQIHDKEFVPFLSASAIDSAIAAMAQKVAEDLQDEIPVFIGVLNGAFMVVSDFMKHYSKPCEVSFVKMASYEGTSTTNDVKQLIGLNQDLSGKTVVIIEDIVDTGNTVVELKKIFEGQNVKDFKIATLFFKPEAYKKDIKIDYIGIEIPNKFIVGFGLDYDGLGRNLPEVYQLK; translated from the coding sequence GTGATACAAATTCACGATAAAGAGTTCGTACCTTTTTTAAGTGCCTCAGCCATTGATAGTGCGATAGCAGCGATGGCCCAAAAAGTAGCAGAAGACCTGCAGGATGAAATCCCAGTTTTCATCGGTGTACTGAACGGTGCATTTATGGTCGTTTCCGATTTTATGAAACACTATTCGAAGCCCTGTGAAGTAAGTTTTGTGAAGATGGCCTCCTATGAAGGGACTTCAACAACCAATGATGTGAAACAACTGATCGGGCTGAACCAGGATTTATCCGGGAAAACAGTGGTGATTATTGAAGATATTGTCGATACAGGAAACACAGTAGTGGAACTGAAAAAGATATTTGAAGGCCAGAACGTAAAAGATTTTAAAATCGCCACCCTGTTTTTCAAGCCGGAAGCGTATAAAAAAGATATCAAAATTGATTATATTGGTATTGAAATTCCAAACAAATTTATTGTAGGCTTTGGACTGGATTATGACGGATTAGGGCGTAACCTGCCGGAAGTATACCAGCTAAAGTAA
- the obgE gene encoding GTPase ObgE, which yields MTEGNFVDYVKIYVSSGKGGKGSTHLHREKFIEKGGPDGGDGGRGGHVYLIGNKGLWTLFHLKFARHVKAGHGGDGGSARSTGSDGEDKFIEVPLGTVVRDKETDEILFEITEHGEKRIIAKGGKGGLGNWHFRSSTNQTPRYSQPGMPAEENDIALELKVLADVGLVGFPNAGKSTLLSVLTSAKPKIADYPFTTLKPNLGIVAYRDFQSFVIADIPGIIEGAAEGKGLGHYFLRHIERNSTLLFLVPADAPSIKEEYDILINELTKYNPEMLDKERLLVVSKCDMLDEELQAEMKIQMDADFKDIPYMFISSVAQQGLTELKDKLWKMLNEEV from the coding sequence ATGACAGAAGGAAATTTCGTAGACTACGTAAAAATTTATGTTTCATCCGGGAAAGGCGGAAAAGGATCTACGCACCTGCACAGGGAAAAATTTATTGAAAAAGGAGGCCCTGACGGAGGTGATGGCGGTCGTGGTGGACACGTTTACCTGATTGGAAATAAAGGATTATGGACGTTGTTCCACCTGAAATTTGCAAGACACGTCAAAGCCGGTCACGGTGGCGATGGTGGAAGCGCACGAAGTACAGGTTCTGATGGAGAAGATAAATTTATCGAAGTGCCGTTAGGAACTGTAGTACGGGACAAAGAAACCGATGAAATCCTGTTCGAAATTACCGAACATGGGGAAAAAAGAATTATAGCCAAAGGTGGTAAAGGTGGTTTGGGGAACTGGCATTTTAGGAGCTCCACCAACCAGACACCACGGTATTCCCAGCCGGGTATGCCAGCGGAAGAGAATGATATTGCACTGGAACTGAAAGTGTTGGCGGATGTAGGCCTGGTAGGTTTTCCAAATGCAGGTAAATCGACATTGTTGTCGGTGCTTACTTCTGCAAAACCAAAAATTGCCGATTATCCTTTTACGACCTTAAAGCCGAATTTAGGAATCGTCGCTTATCGTGACTTTCAGTCTTTTGTAATTGCCGATATCCCGGGGATTATTGAAGGTGCTGCAGAAGGAAAAGGACTGGGGCATTATTTCCTGCGTCATATCGAACGGAACTCAACATTGCTGTTTTTGGTACCCGCAGATGCGCCAAGTATCAAGGAAGAATACGATATCCTGATCAATGAGCTGACGAAATACAATCCAGAGATGCTGGATAAAGAACGCCTGTTGGTTGTGTCCAAATGCGACATGCTCGATGAGGAACTTCAGGCAGAGATGAAAATACAAATGGATGCCGACTTTAAGGATATTCCATATATGTTCATTTCTTCTGTGGCACAACAGGGATTGACAGAATTAAAAGATAAACTTTGGAAAATGCTGAACGAAGAAGTATAA
- a CDS encoding sensor histidine kinase has translation MKPKIPFYYHLLLFLGLLLLNILWDIGIDQNPIAEAFKWPTILFSISYMLATLFTYTINFYTFCHWFLNRKRIFFYLLMIPVILLLFAGIRYVIEEVIIYNLTGAHNYGENTRKVGYYIRDNFFYGLPAWVISTFSYLFWQFQAYQKINQELLLENQKAQLHLLKAQVSPHFLFNTLNSFYSDLALRDPNTAADLLILSDLLRYVITENDKETTSLSKEIDFIKNYILLQEKRFENQLFLDFTVQGTPGTQTLLPAVLIHFVENVFKHAILNQRDKPGRITIKIGDNQLEIHTVNTIARGEQYDSTGIGFNNLSKRLEYYYKDNFILDKKQENDIFTTYLKIPLNQGL, from the coding sequence ATGAAACCAAAAATCCCCTTTTATTACCACTTACTGCTTTTCCTGGGACTGCTGCTGCTTAATATCCTTTGGGATATTGGTATAGATCAGAATCCAATTGCAGAAGCGTTCAAATGGCCCACCATACTGTTTTCGATCAGTTACATGCTGGCAACACTGTTCACCTATACCATTAATTTTTATACTTTTTGCCATTGGTTTCTGAACCGTAAACGGATCTTCTTTTACCTGCTCATGATTCCGGTTATACTGCTCCTGTTTGCAGGTATCCGCTACGTCATCGAAGAAGTTATAATTTACAACCTGACCGGCGCACACAATTATGGGGAGAATACCAGGAAAGTAGGCTACTATATCCGTGATAATTTTTTCTATGGGCTTCCAGCCTGGGTTATCAGTACTTTTTCCTATTTATTCTGGCAATTCCAGGCCTATCAGAAAATAAACCAGGAACTGCTGCTCGAGAACCAAAAGGCGCAACTACACCTGCTCAAAGCACAGGTAAGCCCTCATTTCCTCTTTAACACGCTAAATTCCTTCTACAGTGATCTTGCTTTACGCGATCCTAATACTGCTGCAGACCTGCTTATATTATCCGATTTACTGCGCTATGTAATTACCGAAAACGACAAGGAAACCACCAGCCTGAGCAAGGAAATTGACTTTATCAAAAATTATATCCTGCTTCAGGAGAAACGTTTTGAAAACCAGCTTTTCCTAGACTTTACTGTACAGGGGACTCCCGGAACGCAAACGCTGCTTCCTGCAGTATTAATTCATTTTGTGGAGAATGTCTTCAAGCATGCGATACTGAACCAACGGGATAAACCGGGCCGTATCACCATTAAAATTGGTGACAATCAGCTCGAAATCCATACCGTTAATACTATTGCCCGGGGGGAACAATACGATTCTACCGGGATTGGCTTTAATAACCTGAGTAAAAGGCTGGAGTATTATTATAAAGACAACTTTATACTGGATAAAAAACAGGAAAATGATATCTTTACGACCTATCTTAAGATTCCCCTAAATCAAGGTCTATGA
- a CDS encoding hemolysin family protein has translation MSEIALISARKNRLETSAKKGNASAKTALDLANSPNKFLSTVQIGITLIGILTGIYSGDKVTTDVKVFLDSYPALHPYSGNLSVGIVVVILTFFSLVLGELVPKRIGLNYPEAIAKMVAVPMKVISIITAPFIWLLTNSTEFLLKVFRIRPTADGKVTEEEIKAIIKEGTEVGEVQEIEQDIVERVFHIGDRKVNSLMTHRKALVYLSMEDNTEELKAKVLEEIHSVYPVCEDNLDDLVGVVLLKDLFANFEKGTVDLRAITKEPVYLIEHTSAYKALDVFKKTKVHYAIVTDEYGVVQGMITLNDILEALVGDASDFYHEEFQLIAREDGTWLVDGHYSLHDFLTYFDLDELINDYEVTTVSGLIMTELSYIPKEGEKLIWNLFELEVIDMDGVKIDKVLVRSLKE, from the coding sequence ATGTCGGAAATCGCTTTGATTTCTGCACGGAAAAATCGTTTGGAAACTTCCGCTAAAAAAGGAAATGCCAGTGCAAAGACTGCATTGGATTTAGCCAATTCACCCAATAAATTCCTGTCTACAGTACAGATTGGAATTACACTGATTGGTATCCTTACCGGTATTTATTCCGGGGATAAAGTGACCACTGACGTTAAAGTATTCCTGGATAGTTATCCGGCATTACATCCTTATTCCGGAAATCTTTCGGTAGGGATCGTTGTGGTTATACTGACCTTTTTCTCCCTCGTACTCGGAGAATTGGTTCCCAAACGTATCGGATTGAACTATCCGGAGGCCATTGCCAAAATGGTGGCGGTACCGATGAAAGTCATTTCGATTATTACGGCGCCTTTTATCTGGTTGCTGACCAATTCTACGGAATTCCTGTTGAAAGTGTTCCGGATCCGTCCGACCGCTGATGGGAAAGTAACCGAAGAAGAGATTAAAGCGATCATTAAAGAAGGTACTGAAGTAGGGGAAGTTCAGGAAATTGAACAGGATATTGTGGAACGTGTTTTTCACATTGGAGACCGTAAGGTAAACTCGCTGATGACACACCGTAAGGCTCTCGTATACCTTTCTATGGAAGATAATACGGAAGAACTTAAAGCTAAAGTGCTGGAAGAAATCCACTCGGTATATCCGGTTTGTGAAGATAACCTGGATGATCTGGTTGGGGTGGTACTGCTGAAAGATTTATTTGCCAATTTTGAAAAAGGCACGGTTGACCTTCGGGCGATTACTAAAGAACCGGTCTACCTGATTGAGCATACCTCGGCATATAAAGCTTTGGATGTTTTTAAGAAAACCAAGGTACACTATGCCATCGTTACTGACGAATACGGCGTCGTACAAGGTATGATTACCTTAAATGATATTTTGGAAGCCCTCGTAGGAGATGCTTCTGATTTTTACCATGAAGAATTTCAGCTGATCGCCCGTGAAGACGGAACGTGGCTGGTAGACGGTCACTATTCGCTGCATGACTTCCTGACGTATTTTGACCTGGATGAGCTCATCAATGATTATGAGGTCACTACAGTAAGCGGATTGATTATGACCGAACTATCCTATATTCCCAAAGAAGGCGAAAAACTGATCTGGAACCTGTTTGAACTGGAAGTAATCGATATGGACGGGGTGAAAATTGACAAAGTATTGGTACGTTCCCTAAAAGAATAA
- a CDS encoding adenylate kinase, which translates to MINIVLFGKPGAGKGTQAEFLKEKYHLTHISTGDVFRYNIKNNTDLGIEAKSYMDKGELVPDAVTIKMLQDEVEKNPGTKGFLFDGFPRTLAQAEALEAFLATKGWSITATIALEADDEILVQRLLERGKTSGRPDDQDEDKIRNRYEEYNEKTAPLIEYYQAKNLFRPVDGIGSVAEITERLSKVIDNL; encoded by the coding sequence ATGATTAATATCGTATTATTCGGGAAACCGGGAGCCGGAAAAGGAACACAGGCAGAATTTTTAAAAGAAAAATACCATCTCACGCACATTTCTACTGGAGATGTTTTTCGTTACAATATTAAAAACAATACTGATTTGGGCATCGAAGCTAAATCATACATGGATAAAGGCGAACTGGTTCCGGATGCAGTAACCATCAAAATGCTACAGGATGAGGTAGAAAAAAATCCGGGTACGAAAGGATTTCTTTTTGACGGGTTCCCAAGGACACTGGCACAGGCAGAAGCTTTGGAAGCATTTTTAGCGACTAAAGGCTGGTCTATTACCGCGACAATAGCTTTGGAGGCTGATGATGAGATTTTAGTGCAGCGTTTGCTGGAAAGAGGGAAAACGAGTGGACGACCAGACGATCAGGATGAAGATAAAATCCGGAACCGTTATGAGGAATACAATGAGAAGACAGCTCCATTAATTGAATATTACCAGGCAAAAAACCTGTTCCGTCCGGTAGATGGAATCGGCTCTGTTGCTGAAATCACCGAACGCCTGAGTAAGGTGATCGATAATCTATAA
- a CDS encoding DUF5694 domain-containing protein yields MAKLTVLITLFLLATATMLQAQAPIAKKKILLIGSFHFQNPGLDVAQVNTFNVMTEKSQKELEQIANKIQKFGPDKIFVEWSAAKQNTLDKFYNLNSDSLLRSSADEIVQVALRSAKKLHHTKLYGIDNRNSEFPYDSLVKGMKDAGQDALLEANEQNMKNYEIESNRKRKTYTLTKLLLDLNGKDYVDMDLQWYLNIANRAGKPDNGVGAYLVSEWYKRNLYMYALVQKLTESKDTSVMVLLGASHAAMFREFIRHDPQFELVELKSIL; encoded by the coding sequence ATGGCAAAGCTTACCGTATTGATTACCCTATTCCTATTGGCAACTGCTACAATGCTTCAGGCACAGGCACCCATAGCTAAAAAGAAAATCCTGTTGATCGGGTCTTTTCATTTTCAAAATCCCGGTTTGGATGTCGCTCAAGTGAATACCTTTAATGTAATGACCGAAAAAAGTCAAAAGGAACTGGAGCAAATAGCCAATAAGATCCAGAAATTTGGTCCCGATAAGATTTTTGTAGAGTGGTCGGCTGCTAAACAGAACACGTTGGATAAGTTCTACAACCTTAATAGCGACAGCCTCCTGAGATCGAGTGCTGATGAAATTGTGCAGGTCGCCCTACGATCGGCTAAGAAACTGCACCATACCAAGCTGTATGGTATTGACAACCGCAATAGCGAATTTCCCTATGACAGCCTTGTGAAAGGAATGAAGGATGCCGGGCAGGATGCTTTGTTAGAAGCGAATGAACAGAATATGAAAAACTACGAAATAGAATCGAACAGAAAACGAAAAACGTATACGCTAACCAAACTGTTACTGGATTTGAACGGAAAGGACTATGTCGATATGGATCTTCAATGGTATCTGAATATTGCCAACCGCGCTGGAAAACCAGATAATGGCGTAGGAGCATACCTGGTTTCGGAATGGTACAAACGTAATTTATATATGTATGCATTGGTACAAAAACTGACAGAGAGCAAGGATACGTCTGTTATGGTACTGTTGGGGGCAAGCCATGCTGCGATGTTCCGGGAATTCATACGTCACGATCCACAATTTGAGTTAGTGGAACTGAAGTCCATTTTATAA
- a CDS encoding LytR/AlgR family response regulator transcription factor translates to MKLKCIIVDDEPPAIRLLENYVAKITFLDKVGSFSDSLQALAFLGQNEVDVVFLDIQMPQLTGLQLSKIIPKSCKVIFTTAYPDFALEGFDLNATDYLLKPIAFERFYQAASKLNTLPVATTPVMQQDFLFVRTDGKNKLSKVFIRDILYAEALQNYVCLHTTATMLITHSSLKNILESLPSTDFVQIHKSYIIALQHIESTDNFSVFLHGKELPVGATYKDAFFRKIEEYKI, encoded by the coding sequence ATGAAACTGAAATGTATCATTGTAGATGACGAACCACCAGCCATACGGTTACTGGAAAATTATGTCGCTAAAATTACGTTCCTGGATAAAGTCGGTTCATTTTCCGATTCCTTACAGGCACTGGCATTCCTGGGACAAAATGAAGTAGATGTGGTCTTTCTCGATATACAGATGCCACAGCTTACCGGGTTACAACTCTCTAAGATTATCCCAAAATCCTGTAAAGTAATTTTCACCACGGCTTATCCCGATTTTGCTTTGGAAGGATTTGACCTGAATGCAACAGACTATCTGCTGAAACCCATCGCTTTTGAACGGTTTTACCAGGCGGCTTCCAAACTGAATACCCTTCCTGTAGCAACAACTCCGGTCATGCAACAGGATTTCCTCTTTGTACGGACAGATGGTAAAAACAAATTATCAAAAGTGTTTATCCGGGATATCCTATATGCGGAAGCATTACAGAATTATGTTTGCCTGCATACTACCGCTACTATGCTGATTACCCATTCTTCCCTGAAAAACATATTGGAATCGCTACCCTCAACTGATTTTGTACAAATCCACAAATCATATATCATTGCACTCCAGCATATCGAATCTACTGATAACTTTTCGGTGTTCCTCCATGGCAAAGAACTGCCTGTCGGCGCGACTTATAAAGATGCTTTTTTTCGAAAAATCGAAGAGTATAAAATATGA